A genomic window from Prunus persica cultivar Lovell chromosome G2, Prunus_persica_NCBIv2, whole genome shotgun sequence includes:
- the LOC18784663 gene encoding probable prolyl 4-hydroxylase 12 isoform X2: MASIVSIFLLLAFASFFSSSSAEVRKELRSEEANKETFIRFGHSVHSNRLDPSRAVQLSWRPRVFLYQGFLSDEECDHLVSLAHGGEENSLTEYDDLGNTNTIRLRKSLEIPLNMEDEIVSRIEERISAWTFLPKENSRALQVSRNGVEEAEKNVNFFGNKSTLEQSEPLIATVILYLSNVTHGGKILFPESELRSEVWSDCGKSSSILKPTKGNAILFFTLRPNASPDKSSPHTRCPVLEGEMWCATKFIYAKAIGGEKVSSDFESSECTDEDNNCPNWASIGECQRNPVFMVGSPDYYGTCRKSCNAC, from the exons ATGGCTTCCATCGTCtcaatctttcttcttttggcgTTTGCGTCATTCTTCTCCAGCTCTTCTGCTGAAGT CAGGAAGGAACTTAGGAGTGAGGAAGCCAATAAAGAAACTTTCATACGCTTTGGCCACTCAGTTCATTCTAACAGACTTGACCCTTCACGGGCTGTCCAACTATCTTGGCGACCAAG GGTCTTTTTATATCAAGGTTTCCTATCAGATGAGGAGTGTGACCACCTTGTTTCTTTG GCACATGGTGGAGAAGAGAATTCATTGACAGAATATGATGATTTAGGAAACACCAACACAATCAGGCTGCGTAAAAGTTTAGAAATTCCCTTGAACATGGAG GATGAGATTGTTTCAAGGATTGAGGAAAGAATTTCAGCTTGGACTTTCCTTCCTAAAG AGAATAGCAGAGCTTTACAGGTTTCGCGTAATGGGGTCGAGGAGGCTGAGAAgaatgtaaatttttttggtaacaaATCTACATTGGAACAGAGTGAGCCCTTGATAGCAACAGTCATTTTGTATCTCTCAAACGTCACTCATGGTGGCAAGATTCTATTCCCAGAGTCTGAG CTGAGGAGCGAGGTTTGGTCTGATTGTGGAAAGAGTAGCAGCATCTTGAAACCCACTAAAGGAAATGCAATCCTGTTTTTCACTCTCCGTCCTAATGCATCTCCGGATAAGAGTAGCCCCCATACCAGATGCCCAGTACTTGAAGGGGAAATGTGGTGTGCCACAAAATTCATTTATGCAAAAGCCATTGGTGGGGAAAAAGTGTCATCCGATTTCGAGAGCAGCGAATGCACCGATGAAGACAATAACTGTCCCAATTGGGCTTCGATTGGGGAGTGTCAAAGGAACCCTGTATTCATGGTTGGTTCGCCTGATTACTATGGGACATGCAGGAAGAGTTGTAATGCGTGCTGA
- the LOC18784663 gene encoding probable prolyl 4-hydroxylase 12 isoform X1 yields MASIVSIFLLLAFASFFSSSSAEVSRKELRSEEANKETFIRFGHSVHSNRLDPSRAVQLSWRPRVFLYQGFLSDEECDHLVSLAHGGEENSLTEYDDLGNTNTIRLRKSLEIPLNMEDEIVSRIEERISAWTFLPKENSRALQVSRNGVEEAEKNVNFFGNKSTLEQSEPLIATVILYLSNVTHGGKILFPESELRSEVWSDCGKSSSILKPTKGNAILFFTLRPNASPDKSSPHTRCPVLEGEMWCATKFIYAKAIGGEKVSSDFESSECTDEDNNCPNWASIGECQRNPVFMVGSPDYYGTCRKSCNAC; encoded by the exons ATGGCTTCCATCGTCtcaatctttcttcttttggcgTTTGCGTCATTCTTCTCCAGCTCTTCTGCTGAAGT TAGCAGGAAGGAACTTAGGAGTGAGGAAGCCAATAAAGAAACTTTCATACGCTTTGGCCACTCAGTTCATTCTAACAGACTTGACCCTTCACGGGCTGTCCAACTATCTTGGCGACCAAG GGTCTTTTTATATCAAGGTTTCCTATCAGATGAGGAGTGTGACCACCTTGTTTCTTTG GCACATGGTGGAGAAGAGAATTCATTGACAGAATATGATGATTTAGGAAACACCAACACAATCAGGCTGCGTAAAAGTTTAGAAATTCCCTTGAACATGGAG GATGAGATTGTTTCAAGGATTGAGGAAAGAATTTCAGCTTGGACTTTCCTTCCTAAAG AGAATAGCAGAGCTTTACAGGTTTCGCGTAATGGGGTCGAGGAGGCTGAGAAgaatgtaaatttttttggtaacaaATCTACATTGGAACAGAGTGAGCCCTTGATAGCAACAGTCATTTTGTATCTCTCAAACGTCACTCATGGTGGCAAGATTCTATTCCCAGAGTCTGAG CTGAGGAGCGAGGTTTGGTCTGATTGTGGAAAGAGTAGCAGCATCTTGAAACCCACTAAAGGAAATGCAATCCTGTTTTTCACTCTCCGTCCTAATGCATCTCCGGATAAGAGTAGCCCCCATACCAGATGCCCAGTACTTGAAGGGGAAATGTGGTGTGCCACAAAATTCATTTATGCAAAAGCCATTGGTGGGGAAAAAGTGTCATCCGATTTCGAGAGCAGCGAATGCACCGATGAAGACAATAACTGTCCCAATTGGGCTTCGATTGGGGAGTGTCAAAGGAACCCTGTATTCATGGTTGGTTCGCCTGATTACTATGGGACATGCAGGAAGAGTTGTAATGCGTGCTGA
- the LOC18787380 gene encoding kinesin-like protein KIN-10C isoform X1 — MASSLCDHPDRTKTPMRPNPSRKVRVVAKIRGFTGPEGELSSEVSWISVNKPKGEASESVTLSFREQEASRKESYEVDYCYDQYEDNNVIFSREVKPLIPGILDGCNATVIAFGARGSGKTCLIQGSSEKPGLAALAMADILSLTEKDGNSVTISSYEVYQDHVYDILDPERKVVLVQGDAQGKIRLKGLSQVPMKSISEFYKLCVTGCGSRKPAQKVATELPRRSHKGLIVHVSSPSENSDTLHVGKLNFVDLAGYEDTRKKSINGLNLVENSKIHKTMYAMLNVVHALSTTENHVPYRESKLTHLLQDSLGGASRVLMVTCLKPSFCPDSIYMVSLVSRSFQNNNGAVIDSTKKIKCLTRSAVLSSRKIHVPKTISVTAKKQTISRVPLSDKKINGSTASVLKGRKLFDETSQLTKSEKILMQVSAISDVASTTETSLDKEEMSISNVTKATEHLECENSLSDTLKPKEFTFMAEKDNLLSDAPKHAESTLMAEKDVSSNSGGHAEEVTLSVNSSSRNTLSLVEVHNMERENKDSEVNEEESPPISARLQELSIHLKSLFSTTPLCTNMPEESNNLKSLCPATPLCTNMPEGNDASSYNHLSTNIEEPKTPVINKGTKDNDRWEVGNFNSPWETLSTRNSEVKHSLVQDYLSFLNTASKEELKRLNGIGEKRATYILELRDESPKPFRNLDDLKDIGLSAKQIKGMMKKEVGGLFN; from the exons aTGGCGTCGTCTTTGTGCGACCACCCTGACCGCACCAAGACCCCTATGCGTCCGAACCCATCTCGGAAGGTACGAGTTGTAGCGAAGATCAGGGGTTTTACGGGTCCGGAGGGGGAGCTATCAAGTGAGGTTTCTTGGATCTCTGTGAACAAGCCCAAGGGAGAGGCTTCTGAGAGTGTCACTCTCTCTTTCAGAGAACAGGAAGCAAG CCGTAAAGAATCTTATGAAGTGGACTACTGCTATGATCAATATGAAGACAATAATGTGATTTTTTCGCGAGAAGTAAAGCCTCTAATTCCTGGGATTCTTGATGGTTGTAATGCCACTGTGATTGCATTTGGAGCAAGAGGCAGTGGAAAGACTTGCTTAATTCAG GGTTCTAGTGAGAAACCGGGTTTGGCAGCACTAGCAATGGCTGATATTCTTTCACTGACTGAGAAAGATGGAAATTCAGTTACTATATCTTCCTATGAGGTTTATCAGGACCATGTATATGATATCTTGGACCCAGAACGCAAAGTAGTTTTGGTACAGGGTGATGCTCAAGGGAAAATTCGGCTTAAAGGACTTTCTCAG GTTCCCATGAAATCCATTTCAGAGTTCTACAAATTATGTGTTACTGGGTGTGGTTCCCGTAAACCAGCACAAAAGGTAGCAACTGAACTTCCACGTAGGAGCCACAAGGGCTTGATAGTGCATGTATCATCTCCCAGTGAAAACTCAGATACACTTCATGTGGGCAAGCTGAATTTTGTTGACTTGGCAG GTTATGAGGATACCAGAAAGAAAAGTATCAACGGCCTTAATCTTGTTGAGAATAGTAAAATTCATAAGACAATGTATGCCATGTTAAATGTTGTTCACGCATTGAGTACCACAGAAAATCATGTGCCTTACAGGGAAAGCAAGCTCACACACTTATTGCAAGATTCCCTGGGTGGGGCAAGTAGAGTTTTGATGGTCACTTGTTTG AAACCATCATTCTGCCCAGATTCCATTTACATGGTAAGCTTGGTGTCTCGCTCTTTTCAAAACAACAATGGGGCTGTCATAGACTcgacaaagaaaattaagtgtTTGACAAGATCGGCGGTGCTTTCATCACGTAAGATCCATGTACCCAAGACCATTTCTGTTACAGCAAAGAAACAAACCATTTCCAGAGTGCCTCTTTCTGACAAGAAGATCAATGGTAGTACGGCATCCGTATTGAAAGGAAG gaAGCTATTTGATGAAACAAGTCAGTTGACCAAATCGGAGAAG ATTTTAATGCAGGTAAGTGCAATCTCAGATGTGGCCTCAACCACAGAAACTTCTTTAGATAAAGAG GAAATGTCAATTTCAAATGTTACCAAAGCAACAGAACATCTAGAATGT GAGAATTCATTATCAGATACTTTGAAGCCCAAAGAATTTACTTTTATGGCTGAAAAG GACAATTTATTATCAGATGCTCCAAAGCATGCAGAAAGTACTTTAATGGCAGAAAAG GATGTTTCTAGTAACAGTGGTGGTCATGCCGAGGAAGTTACTCTGAGTGTCAATAGCAGCAGCAGAAATACATTGTCTTTAGTTGAAG TCCATAATATGGAAAGGGAAAACAAGGACTCAGAGGTCAATGAAGAAGAATCGCCACCAATAAGTGCAAGATTACAAGAATTATCGATTCATTTGAAATCACTCTTTTCTACAACTCCGTTGTGCACAAATATGCCAGAGGaatcaaataatttgaaatcaCTCTGTCCTGCAACTCCATTGTGCACAAATATGCCAGAGGGGAATGATGCTTCATCCTACAATCACCTCTCTACTAACATTGAAGAACCAAAAACTCCAGTTATCAATAAGGGTACGAAAGATAATGATAGATGGGAGGTTGGAAATTTCAACAGCCCTTGGGAAACACTTAGTACGCGCAATTCCGAAGTGAAG CATTCCCTTGTCCAAGACTATCTTAGCTTCTTAAATACAGCTAGCAA GGAAGAATTGAAAAGATTAAAT GGGATTGGTGAGAAAAGAGCAACCTACATACTTGAATTGCGTGATGAATCTCCTAAGCCCTTCAGGAAT CTTGATGATTTGAAAGACATTGGACTTTCAGCGAAGCAG ATTAAAGGAATGATGAAGAAGGAAGTTGGAGGGCTTTTCAATTAG
- the LOC18787380 gene encoding kinesin-like protein KIN-10C isoform X2, with translation MASSLCDHPDRTKTPMRPNPSRKVRVVAKIRGFTGPEGELSSEVSWISVNKPKGEASESVTLSFREQEASRKESYEVDYCYDQYEDNNVIFSREVKPLIPGILDGCNATVIAFGARGSGKTCLIQGSSEKPGLAALAMADILSLTEKDGNSVTISSYEVYQDHVYDILDPERKVVLVQGDAQGKIRLKGLSQVPMKSISEFYKLCVTGCGSRKPAQKVATELPRRSHKGLIVHVSSPSENSDTLHVGKLNFVDLAGYEDTRKKSINGLNLVENSKIHKTMYAMLNVVHALSTTENHVPYRESKLTHLLQDSLGGASRVLMVTCLKPSFCPDSIYMVSLVSRSFQNNNGAVIDSTKKIKCLTRSAVLSSRKIHVPKTISVTAKKQTISRVPLSDKKINGSTASVLKGRKLFDETSQLTKSEKVSAISDVASTTETSLDKEEMSISNVTKATEHLECENSLSDTLKPKEFTFMAEKDNLLSDAPKHAESTLMAEKDVSSNSGGHAEEVTLSVNSSSRNTLSLVEVHNMERENKDSEVNEEESPPISARLQELSIHLKSLFSTTPLCTNMPEESNNLKSLCPATPLCTNMPEGNDASSYNHLSTNIEEPKTPVINKGTKDNDRWEVGNFNSPWETLSTRNSEVKHSLVQDYLSFLNTASKEELKRLNGIGEKRATYILELRDESPKPFRNLDDLKDIGLSAKQIKGMMKKEVGGLFN, from the exons aTGGCGTCGTCTTTGTGCGACCACCCTGACCGCACCAAGACCCCTATGCGTCCGAACCCATCTCGGAAGGTACGAGTTGTAGCGAAGATCAGGGGTTTTACGGGTCCGGAGGGGGAGCTATCAAGTGAGGTTTCTTGGATCTCTGTGAACAAGCCCAAGGGAGAGGCTTCTGAGAGTGTCACTCTCTCTTTCAGAGAACAGGAAGCAAG CCGTAAAGAATCTTATGAAGTGGACTACTGCTATGATCAATATGAAGACAATAATGTGATTTTTTCGCGAGAAGTAAAGCCTCTAATTCCTGGGATTCTTGATGGTTGTAATGCCACTGTGATTGCATTTGGAGCAAGAGGCAGTGGAAAGACTTGCTTAATTCAG GGTTCTAGTGAGAAACCGGGTTTGGCAGCACTAGCAATGGCTGATATTCTTTCACTGACTGAGAAAGATGGAAATTCAGTTACTATATCTTCCTATGAGGTTTATCAGGACCATGTATATGATATCTTGGACCCAGAACGCAAAGTAGTTTTGGTACAGGGTGATGCTCAAGGGAAAATTCGGCTTAAAGGACTTTCTCAG GTTCCCATGAAATCCATTTCAGAGTTCTACAAATTATGTGTTACTGGGTGTGGTTCCCGTAAACCAGCACAAAAGGTAGCAACTGAACTTCCACGTAGGAGCCACAAGGGCTTGATAGTGCATGTATCATCTCCCAGTGAAAACTCAGATACACTTCATGTGGGCAAGCTGAATTTTGTTGACTTGGCAG GTTATGAGGATACCAGAAAGAAAAGTATCAACGGCCTTAATCTTGTTGAGAATAGTAAAATTCATAAGACAATGTATGCCATGTTAAATGTTGTTCACGCATTGAGTACCACAGAAAATCATGTGCCTTACAGGGAAAGCAAGCTCACACACTTATTGCAAGATTCCCTGGGTGGGGCAAGTAGAGTTTTGATGGTCACTTGTTTG AAACCATCATTCTGCCCAGATTCCATTTACATGGTAAGCTTGGTGTCTCGCTCTTTTCAAAACAACAATGGGGCTGTCATAGACTcgacaaagaaaattaagtgtTTGACAAGATCGGCGGTGCTTTCATCACGTAAGATCCATGTACCCAAGACCATTTCTGTTACAGCAAAGAAACAAACCATTTCCAGAGTGCCTCTTTCTGACAAGAAGATCAATGGTAGTACGGCATCCGTATTGAAAGGAAG gaAGCTATTTGATGAAACAAGTCAGTTGACCAAATCGGAGAAG GTAAGTGCAATCTCAGATGTGGCCTCAACCACAGAAACTTCTTTAGATAAAGAG GAAATGTCAATTTCAAATGTTACCAAAGCAACAGAACATCTAGAATGT GAGAATTCATTATCAGATACTTTGAAGCCCAAAGAATTTACTTTTATGGCTGAAAAG GACAATTTATTATCAGATGCTCCAAAGCATGCAGAAAGTACTTTAATGGCAGAAAAG GATGTTTCTAGTAACAGTGGTGGTCATGCCGAGGAAGTTACTCTGAGTGTCAATAGCAGCAGCAGAAATACATTGTCTTTAGTTGAAG TCCATAATATGGAAAGGGAAAACAAGGACTCAGAGGTCAATGAAGAAGAATCGCCACCAATAAGTGCAAGATTACAAGAATTATCGATTCATTTGAAATCACTCTTTTCTACAACTCCGTTGTGCACAAATATGCCAGAGGaatcaaataatttgaaatcaCTCTGTCCTGCAACTCCATTGTGCACAAATATGCCAGAGGGGAATGATGCTTCATCCTACAATCACCTCTCTACTAACATTGAAGAACCAAAAACTCCAGTTATCAATAAGGGTACGAAAGATAATGATAGATGGGAGGTTGGAAATTTCAACAGCCCTTGGGAAACACTTAGTACGCGCAATTCCGAAGTGAAG CATTCCCTTGTCCAAGACTATCTTAGCTTCTTAAATACAGCTAGCAA GGAAGAATTGAAAAGATTAAAT GGGATTGGTGAGAAAAGAGCAACCTACATACTTGAATTGCGTGATGAATCTCCTAAGCCCTTCAGGAAT CTTGATGATTTGAAAGACATTGGACTTTCAGCGAAGCAG ATTAAAGGAATGATGAAGAAGGAAGTTGGAGGGCTTTTCAATTAG
- the LOC18787380 gene encoding kinesin-like protein KIN-10C isoform X3 — translation MASSLCDHPDRTKTPMRPNPSRKVRVVAKIRGFTGPEGELSSEVSWISVNKPKGEASESVTLSFREQEASRKESYEVDYCYDQYEDNNVIFSREVKPLIPGILDGCNATVIAFGARGSGKTCLIQGSSEKPGLAALAMADILSLTEKDGNSVTISSYEVYQDHVYDILDPERKVVLVQGDAQGKIRLKGLSQVPMKSISEFYKLCVTGCGSRKPAQKVATELPRRSHKGLIVHVSSPSENSDTLHVGKLNFVDLAGYEDTRKKSINGLNLVENSKIHKTMYAMLNVVHALSTTENHVPYRESKLTHLLQDSLGGASRVLMVTCLKPSFCPDSIYMVSLVSRSFQNNNGAVIDSTKKIKCLTRSAVLSSRKIHVPKTISVTAKKQTISRVPLSDKKINGSTASVLKGRKLFDETSQLTKSEKENSLSDTLKPKEFTFMAEKDNLLSDAPKHAESTLMAEKDVSSNSGGHAEEVTLSVNSSSRNTLSLVEVHNMERENKDSEVNEEESPPISARLQELSIHLKSLFSTTPLCTNMPEESNNLKSLCPATPLCTNMPEGNDASSYNHLSTNIEEPKTPVINKGTKDNDRWEVGNFNSPWETLSTRNSEVKHSLVQDYLSFLNTASKEELKRLNGIGEKRATYILELRDESPKPFRNLDDLKDIGLSAKQIKGMMKKEVGGLFN, via the exons aTGGCGTCGTCTTTGTGCGACCACCCTGACCGCACCAAGACCCCTATGCGTCCGAACCCATCTCGGAAGGTACGAGTTGTAGCGAAGATCAGGGGTTTTACGGGTCCGGAGGGGGAGCTATCAAGTGAGGTTTCTTGGATCTCTGTGAACAAGCCCAAGGGAGAGGCTTCTGAGAGTGTCACTCTCTCTTTCAGAGAACAGGAAGCAAG CCGTAAAGAATCTTATGAAGTGGACTACTGCTATGATCAATATGAAGACAATAATGTGATTTTTTCGCGAGAAGTAAAGCCTCTAATTCCTGGGATTCTTGATGGTTGTAATGCCACTGTGATTGCATTTGGAGCAAGAGGCAGTGGAAAGACTTGCTTAATTCAG GGTTCTAGTGAGAAACCGGGTTTGGCAGCACTAGCAATGGCTGATATTCTTTCACTGACTGAGAAAGATGGAAATTCAGTTACTATATCTTCCTATGAGGTTTATCAGGACCATGTATATGATATCTTGGACCCAGAACGCAAAGTAGTTTTGGTACAGGGTGATGCTCAAGGGAAAATTCGGCTTAAAGGACTTTCTCAG GTTCCCATGAAATCCATTTCAGAGTTCTACAAATTATGTGTTACTGGGTGTGGTTCCCGTAAACCAGCACAAAAGGTAGCAACTGAACTTCCACGTAGGAGCCACAAGGGCTTGATAGTGCATGTATCATCTCCCAGTGAAAACTCAGATACACTTCATGTGGGCAAGCTGAATTTTGTTGACTTGGCAG GTTATGAGGATACCAGAAAGAAAAGTATCAACGGCCTTAATCTTGTTGAGAATAGTAAAATTCATAAGACAATGTATGCCATGTTAAATGTTGTTCACGCATTGAGTACCACAGAAAATCATGTGCCTTACAGGGAAAGCAAGCTCACACACTTATTGCAAGATTCCCTGGGTGGGGCAAGTAGAGTTTTGATGGTCACTTGTTTG AAACCATCATTCTGCCCAGATTCCATTTACATGGTAAGCTTGGTGTCTCGCTCTTTTCAAAACAACAATGGGGCTGTCATAGACTcgacaaagaaaattaagtgtTTGACAAGATCGGCGGTGCTTTCATCACGTAAGATCCATGTACCCAAGACCATTTCTGTTACAGCAAAGAAACAAACCATTTCCAGAGTGCCTCTTTCTGACAAGAAGATCAATGGTAGTACGGCATCCGTATTGAAAGGAAG gaAGCTATTTGATGAAACAAGTCAGTTGACCAAATCGGAGAAG GAGAATTCATTATCAGATACTTTGAAGCCCAAAGAATTTACTTTTATGGCTGAAAAG GACAATTTATTATCAGATGCTCCAAAGCATGCAGAAAGTACTTTAATGGCAGAAAAG GATGTTTCTAGTAACAGTGGTGGTCATGCCGAGGAAGTTACTCTGAGTGTCAATAGCAGCAGCAGAAATACATTGTCTTTAGTTGAAG TCCATAATATGGAAAGGGAAAACAAGGACTCAGAGGTCAATGAAGAAGAATCGCCACCAATAAGTGCAAGATTACAAGAATTATCGATTCATTTGAAATCACTCTTTTCTACAACTCCGTTGTGCACAAATATGCCAGAGGaatcaaataatttgaaatcaCTCTGTCCTGCAACTCCATTGTGCACAAATATGCCAGAGGGGAATGATGCTTCATCCTACAATCACCTCTCTACTAACATTGAAGAACCAAAAACTCCAGTTATCAATAAGGGTACGAAAGATAATGATAGATGGGAGGTTGGAAATTTCAACAGCCCTTGGGAAACACTTAGTACGCGCAATTCCGAAGTGAAG CATTCCCTTGTCCAAGACTATCTTAGCTTCTTAAATACAGCTAGCAA GGAAGAATTGAAAAGATTAAAT GGGATTGGTGAGAAAAGAGCAACCTACATACTTGAATTGCGTGATGAATCTCCTAAGCCCTTCAGGAAT CTTGATGATTTGAAAGACATTGGACTTTCAGCGAAGCAG ATTAAAGGAATGATGAAGAAGGAAGTTGGAGGGCTTTTCAATTAG
- the LOC18785808 gene encoding uncharacterized protein At3g49055 has product MESPPGTLPETQIDGPDPPNSTEISDHDLRTELESLRQSHQSLLSKTAAMEEDFSLVQKQRDEALAHNADLVKVIGEISGERDSLRDEIHGLEASLRESEDGFASKIDEELKTKEVLEHEVQVSRETVERLELERKERDEFLLKCLDALQSTKEGLIGIIDGVGDEKVENGVEQIEGTSEESQLDLEWRAVWEEIMAVTSLATSAAVKVNEYKELTNKEKKELEDSVVSLTEENRDISSLLRIALVEKEAVERRLKGNSEQKRVAILQIAERGLQRVGFGFMMGSGSNEQSLESSGDKLDATGSTTGSKSDSSECEEGVVSLASTVEKIMKNLRLEITRLRRSLEESRSDTERLHSLTEKQAQEIAENVQYIKELEDRERLLTQNVEELLIEIKESEAEVARWREACELEVEAGKNEIGEREKVIAILKQELEKTKAALDMSNGKLKLKEELAATAMAAQAAAERSLQLADSRAAGLRLRIEELSRQVEEAEGRERNNRRVRCICWPWRPLKVNPNAQNRVGAVRRLLPEMQALLNYNG; this is encoded by the exons ATGGAAAGCCCTCCAGGAACACTCCCAGAAACCCAGATAGACGGCCCAGATCCGCCCAACTCCACAGAAATCTCCGATCATGATCTTCGGACTGAGCTCGAGTCCCTTCGCCAGTCGCACCAGAGCCTCCTATCAAAGACGGCGGCGATGGAGGAAGACTTTAGCCTCGTCCAGAAGCAGAGAGACGAGGCCCTGGCTCACAACGCCGACCTAGTCAAAGTCATCGGAGAAATTTCCGGCGAAAGAGACTCTCTCCGAGACGAAATTCACGGGCTTGAAGCTTCTCTGAGAGAAAGTGAAGATGGGTTTGCGTCAAAAATCGACGAGGAGTTGAAAACGAAGGAGGTGCTTGAACATGAGGTTCAAGTTTCTAGGGAGACAGTTGAAAGATTGGAgcttgagaggaaagagagagatgagtttTTGTTGAAGTGCTTGGATGCCCTCCAGTCGACCAAGGAGGGCCTAATTGGAATAATTGATGGTGTTGGTGATGAAAAGGTTGAGAATGGGGTTGAACAAATTGAGGGGACGAGTGAAGAATCACAACTAGACCTAGAATGGAGGGCAGTTTGGGAAGAGATTATGGCGGTTACGAGCCTCGCGACTTCAGCTGCAGTGAAGGTGAATGAGTACAAGGAATTGACgaacaaagagaagaaggAATTGGAGGATAGTGTGGTGAGTTTGACAGAGGAGAACAGGGACATCAGTAGCTTGCTTAGGATCGCTTTGGTGGAGAAGGAAGCTGTGGAGAGAAGGTTGAAAGGAAACAGCGAGCAGAAGAGGGTGGCCATTTTGCAGATTgcagagagaggtttgcagaGAGTTGGGTTTGGGTTTATGATGGGAAGTGGGAGCAATGAACAGTCACTTGAGAGTTCAGGGGATAAGTTGGATGCTACGGGGTCTACCACAGGAAGTAAATCAGATAGTAGTGAATGTGAAGAGGGGGTTGTCAGTCTG GCATCGACTGTAGAGAAGATAATGAAGAACCTACGGCTTGAAATCACTCGACTGAGAAGATCTCTGGAAGAATCTAG GTCAGACACTGAGCGCCTACATAGTCTCACAGAAAAACAAGCTCAAGAAATTGCAGAAAACGTGCAGTACATCAAGGAGTTAGAGGATAGAGAGAGGCTGTTAACTCAAAAT GTTGAGGAACTCCTGATcgaaataaaagaaagtgaAGCGGAGGTTGCTAGATGGAGAGAAGCTTGTGAGTTAGAAGTTGAAGCTGGGAAAAATGAGATTGGAGAACGCGAGAAAGTG ATCGCCATTCTGAAGCAAGAATTGGAGAAGACAAAGGCTGCTTTGGACATGTCAAATGGCAAACTAAAGCTGAAAGAAGAACTCGCAGCAACGGCCATGGCGGCGCAGGCAGCAGCTGAGAGGTCCCTGCAGCTGGCTGACAGCAGGGCGGCAGGGCTGCGTCTGCGGATAGAGGAACTATCAAGACAAGTAGAAGAAGCAGAGGGCAGAGAGCGCAATAACAGAAGGGTGAGATGCATATGTTGGCCATGGCGACCCCTCAAAGTGAACCCTAATGCACAAAACAGAGTTGGGGCTGTAAGACGATTGCTACCAGAAATGCAAGCCTTGCTTAATTATAATGGGTGA